One window of Curtobacterium sp. 458 genomic DNA carries:
- a CDS encoding extracellular solute-binding protein — MPIRPTPPVQPRGGSFTRRSLLAAGAAAATVLPLAACSSPLAAGIAGAPLNPETLVFWNLFGGGDGARMQQMEAGYAKQHGGPSSIQATTFAWGNPYYSKVTLATVGNKPPDVAIAHLTRAKPLWDGDLLDPITSDDLASVGLSASDFNQKAWTAQKTDGKNICIPLDTHPFVLFYNVDVCQKAGLIDSDGKLKDLSGLEAFEQALAAVSKVTGGVALNVANVSEIATPWRFFWTMYNQIEGSTPFISDGGSKLTVNEDNYTKVTTMTEKWVKNGWLNKGLDYATAETLMFTGKAGFFMQGEWEISTAQSIKGLKFGMAPIPQLFDKPATQADSHTFILPRKDRTPEQRKAHMLFIKQMLEQSMTWAEGGHVPAYMPTFDSTAYKKLEPQSDYASAAESAVFDDPAWYGGSGSTFENTVGAQLALVQQGASSPAAALSAIKSQLSTYLNTPSPL; from the coding sequence ATGCCGATCCGACCAACCCCGCCCGTGCAGCCGCGCGGTGGGTCCTTCACCCGGCGGAGCCTGCTCGCCGCAGGAGCCGCGGCCGCCACGGTGCTGCCGCTCGCCGCCTGCTCGAGTCCGCTCGCAGCGGGCATCGCCGGTGCCCCGCTCAACCCGGAGACGCTCGTCTTCTGGAACCTCTTCGGCGGCGGTGACGGCGCTCGCATGCAGCAGATGGAGGCGGGCTACGCCAAGCAGCACGGCGGACCGTCCTCGATCCAGGCGACGACGTTCGCCTGGGGCAACCCGTACTACTCGAAGGTGACACTGGCCACCGTCGGGAACAAGCCGCCGGACGTCGCGATCGCCCACCTCACCCGCGCGAAGCCGCTGTGGGACGGCGACCTGCTCGACCCGATCACCTCGGACGACCTCGCGAGCGTCGGCCTGAGCGCCAGCGACTTCAACCAGAAGGCGTGGACGGCGCAGAAGACCGACGGCAAGAACATCTGCATCCCGCTGGACACGCACCCGTTCGTGCTCTTTTACAACGTTGACGTGTGCCAGAAGGCCGGCCTGATCGACAGTGACGGCAAGCTCAAGGACCTCTCCGGGCTGGAGGCGTTCGAACAGGCACTCGCGGCCGTCTCGAAGGTCACCGGCGGCGTCGCGCTCAACGTGGCGAACGTCAGCGAGATCGCGACCCCGTGGCGCTTCTTCTGGACGATGTACAACCAGATCGAGGGGTCGACGCCGTTCATCAGCGACGGCGGCTCGAAGCTCACGGTGAACGAGGACAACTACACCAAGGTCACCACGATGACCGAGAAGTGGGTGAAGAACGGCTGGCTCAACAAGGGCCTCGACTACGCCACCGCCGAGACCCTGATGTTCACCGGCAAAGCCGGGTTCTTCATGCAGGGCGAGTGGGAGATCAGCACGGCGCAGTCGATCAAGGGGCTGAAGTTCGGCATGGCGCCGATCCCGCAGCTCTTCGACAAGCCGGCCACCCAGGCCGACTCGCACACGTTCATCCTGCCGAGGAAGGACCGCACGCCGGAGCAGCGGAAGGCGCACATGCTCTTCATCAAGCAGATGCTGGAGCAGAGCATGACGTGGGCCGAGGGCGGGCACGTGCCGGCCTACATGCCCACGTTCGACAGCACGGCCTACAAGAAGCTCGAGCCGCAGTCGGACTACGCGTCCGCTGCCGAGAGCGCCGTGTTCGACGACCCCGCCTGGTACGGCGGCTCCGGGTCGACGTTCGAGAACACCGTCGGGGCGCAGCTCGCGCTCGTGCAGCAGGGCGCCTCGAGCCCCGCGGCGGCCCTCTCGGCGATCAAGAGCCAGCTCAGCACGTACCTCAACACCCCCAGCCCGCTGTAA
- a CDS encoding alpha-N-arabinofuranosidase, translating into MPRTHLVLDAAFTVGPVRRRLFGGFVEHLGRHVYDGIHEPAHETADEHGFRKDVIELVKELNVSAIRYPGGNFVSGYKWEDGVGPVDQRPRRLDLAWHSTETNEVGLHEFQHWLDQVDSELMLAVNLGTRGTQEAIELLEYANIDAGTALSEYRRSNGRQEPFAVKMWCLGNEMDGPWQLGHKNADDYGKLAAMTAKAMRQIQPDLELVACGSSGASMPTFGEWERTVLEHAYDDVDYISAHAYYEEDGDMSSFLASGVNMDHFIDTVTTAADHVKAHKKSDKRIDISFDEWNVWSLSKWNEQQKTFELQDWPVAPRLLEDVYTVADAVVVGGLLISLLRHADRVASASIAQLVNVIGPIMTEPGGPAWRQTTFFPFSLTSKLANGTSLQVKASGDTVDGGKYGEVPVVDSAATIEDGRAAVFLVNRHQTESTTVTIDLAGIGADGEVRAEGIWEDDVHLVNDLSDTERVGLRTNETVRREGDTITIELPPVSWTAVSIG; encoded by the coding sequence ATGCCCCGCACACACCTCGTCCTCGACGCCGCGTTCACCGTGGGGCCGGTGCGCCGTCGCCTGTTCGGCGGGTTCGTCGAGCACCTCGGACGGCACGTCTACGACGGCATCCACGAGCCCGCGCACGAGACCGCCGACGAGCACGGCTTCCGCAAGGACGTGATCGAGCTCGTCAAGGAGCTGAACGTGTCCGCGATCCGCTACCCGGGCGGCAACTTCGTCTCCGGGTACAAGTGGGAGGACGGCGTCGGCCCGGTCGACCAGCGTCCCCGTCGCCTCGACCTCGCGTGGCACTCCACCGAGACGAACGAGGTCGGGCTGCACGAGTTCCAGCACTGGCTCGACCAGGTGGACTCCGAGCTCATGCTCGCGGTGAACCTCGGCACCCGTGGCACGCAGGAGGCCATCGAGCTCCTCGAGTACGCGAACATCGACGCTGGCACCGCACTGAGCGAGTACCGCCGCTCGAACGGCCGCCAGGAGCCCTTCGCCGTGAAGATGTGGTGCCTCGGCAACGAGATGGACGGCCCCTGGCAGCTCGGCCACAAGAACGCGGACGACTACGGCAAGCTCGCCGCGATGACCGCCAAGGCCATGCGCCAGATCCAGCCCGACCTCGAACTCGTCGCCTGCGGGTCCTCCGGGGCGTCGATGCCGACGTTCGGCGAGTGGGAGCGCACCGTCCTCGAGCACGCCTACGACGACGTCGACTACATCTCCGCCCACGCCTACTACGAGGAGGACGGCGACATGTCGTCGTTCCTCGCGTCCGGCGTGAACATGGACCACTTCATCGACACCGTCACGACCGCCGCCGACCACGTCAAGGCGCACAAGAAGTCGGACAAGCGGATCGACATCTCGTTCGACGAGTGGAACGTCTGGTCGCTCAGCAAGTGGAACGAGCAGCAGAAGACCTTCGAGCTGCAGGACTGGCCGGTCGCGCCGCGCCTGCTCGAGGACGTCTACACCGTCGCGGACGCGGTCGTCGTCGGCGGGCTGCTCATCTCGCTGCTCCGTCACGCCGACCGCGTGGCCTCGGCCAGCATCGCGCAGCTCGTCAACGTGATCGGCCCGATCATGACCGAGCCGGGCGGCCCGGCCTGGCGCCAGACGACGTTCTTCCCGTTCTCGCTGACGTCCAAGCTCGCGAACGGCACCTCGCTCCAGGTCAAGGCCTCGGGTGACACGGTCGACGGTGGCAAGTACGGCGAGGTCCCGGTCGTGGACTCCGCCGCGACCATCGAGGACGGCAGGGCCGCGGTGTTCCTCGTGAACCGCCACCAGACCGAGTCGACCACCGTCACGATCGACCTCGCCGGCATCGGCGCGGACGGCGAGGTCCGCGCCGAGGGCATCTGGGAGGACGACGTGCACCTCGTCAACGACCTCTCGGACACCGAGCGCGTCGGCCTCCGCACCAACGAGACCGTCCGCCGCGAGGGCGACACGATCACCATCGAACTGCCGCCCGTCTCCTGGACGGCCGTCTCGATCGGCTGA
- the bla gene encoding class A beta-lactamase codes for MRAPRWTAVIVGAGLTAALVGCSGPGAPVGQATTPGAAAPTDVPTAAPTVSADGALAALERESDARLGVVAVDTESGTTLAYRGDERFPFASTNKVFIAAAVLDRSTAADLDTIIHYDRGDLLEYAPVTSRSVDTGMTVRALVDAAVSVSDNTAANLLVERLGGPDAVESWLRGIGDRVTRVDRLEPDLNAATPGDDRDTSTPEQFAADLRAVLLGDALDADDQRVLRTAMLGTTTGDGTIRAGVPSGWRVADKTGTGSYGVRNDIGVVTPPGRRPIVLVVMTRTDRSDAEPSDALVAAATKTAVGALRR; via the coding sequence GTGCGTGCTCCACGATGGACGGCCGTGATCGTCGGTGCCGGCCTCACCGCAGCCCTCGTCGGGTGCTCCGGACCCGGCGCACCGGTCGGGCAGGCGACGACTCCGGGAGCCGCTGCACCCACCGACGTCCCGACCGCCGCGCCGACGGTCTCGGCAGACGGCGCCCTGGCTGCGCTCGAACGGGAGTCCGACGCCCGACTCGGTGTCGTCGCCGTCGACACGGAGTCCGGGACGACGCTCGCGTACCGCGGCGACGAGCGCTTCCCGTTCGCGTCGACGAACAAGGTGTTCATCGCCGCGGCCGTGCTCGACCGGTCGACGGCGGCGGACCTCGACACGATCATCCACTACGACCGCGGCGACCTGCTCGAGTACGCACCGGTCACCTCGCGCTCGGTCGACACCGGGATGACCGTCCGGGCGCTCGTCGACGCAGCCGTCAGTGTGAGCGACAACACCGCGGCGAACCTCCTCGTGGAGCGCCTCGGAGGCCCGGACGCCGTCGAGTCCTGGCTCCGTGGCATCGGTGACCGTGTGACCCGCGTCGACCGGCTCGAGCCCGACCTGAACGCGGCGACGCCCGGCGACGACCGGGACACCAGCACGCCCGAGCAGTTCGCGGCCGACCTCCGTGCCGTGCTCCTCGGGGACGCCCTCGACGCCGACGACCAGCGCGTGCTCCGGACCGCGATGCTCGGCACCACCACGGGCGACGGGACGATCCGCGCCGGGGTGCCGTCCGGCTGGCGGGTCGCCGACAAGACCGGCACGGGGTCGTACGGCGTCCGGAACGACATCGGTGTCGTGACACCTCCGGGGCGGCGACCGATCGTGCTCGTCGTGATGACCCGCACCGACCGCTCGGACGCCGAGCCCTCGGACGCGCTCGTGGCCGCCGCGACGAAGACCGCGGTCGGAGCGCTGCGCCGCTGA
- a CDS encoding transglycosylase domain-containing protein, with translation MGFGRAMAAVSGFVGGSVLAGLVVGVGVTPAVALAGFGTSSAIDAFSSLPEYIEVGELPSRNEVWAYRGGKPVHLADVFDRNREQLPYDRISDTLKHAAVDGEDKRFWHHGGVDATSLVRSVVSVAAKQGKGGSGGSTLTMQLVRNIKIEQASQLPAAEAEAAVAEATARTPQRKLEEIKLAIGLAKRYSKEEILTAYLNIAYFGDQTYGVQAAAQRYYGKDATDLSPAEAASLVAIVQWPERRDLSTPAHHRDNQARRDVILRAMHEQGHLSGRDLRTALASEPAEYVHLTAPQQGCASVVDGAQYFCEHAVQVARSLPQLGATQAERDEAWRTGGYRVQTTLDLDRNAQQKALLDRYDPAAEPALALGATFDSVEASTGRVLTMAQNTAYDRSAAAPRGSSSLNYAVDEASGDATGFQPGSTYKVFTLLAWLEAGRSPDTVVDGTRHEQRTWTQCGQTIDEPWNPRNDSPGQTGPYSVRAATAQSVNGAYVSMAAQLDLCDVRDVAERLGVHLATGGWVGANPAAILGTENIAPLTMASAYTAIANGGVRCDPVVVDEVVDRTGKDLGGQPETCRQVLSPVVAATAFEVMQGAFRGGTATGGQTADGMTLFGKTGTTDVADQVWLVGGTSRVVTAYWQGNTDGGKTNLRYVGNGQGGTYAGARASVWKQAQEAVNAAYPAG, from the coding sequence ATGGGGTTCGGACGAGCGATGGCGGCCGTGAGCGGCTTCGTCGGCGGGAGCGTGCTGGCGGGCCTGGTGGTCGGCGTCGGCGTGACGCCGGCGGTCGCGCTGGCGGGGTTCGGGACGTCGTCGGCGATCGACGCGTTCTCGTCGCTGCCGGAGTACATCGAGGTCGGCGAGCTGCCGAGCCGCAACGAGGTGTGGGCGTACCGCGGCGGGAAGCCCGTGCACCTCGCGGACGTGTTCGACCGGAACCGCGAGCAGCTGCCGTACGACCGGATCAGCGACACGCTCAAGCACGCCGCCGTCGACGGTGAGGACAAGCGGTTCTGGCACCACGGGGGCGTCGACGCGACCTCGCTCGTCCGCAGTGTCGTCAGCGTCGCGGCGAAGCAGGGGAAGGGCGGGTCCGGCGGGTCGACGCTCACGATGCAGCTGGTCCGGAACATCAAGATCGAACAGGCCTCGCAGCTGCCCGCGGCCGAGGCCGAGGCGGCGGTCGCGGAGGCCACGGCCCGGACCCCGCAGCGGAAGCTCGAGGAGATCAAGCTCGCGATCGGCCTGGCGAAGCGGTACTCGAAGGAGGAGATCCTCACCGCGTACCTCAACATCGCGTACTTCGGCGACCAGACCTACGGCGTGCAGGCCGCGGCGCAGCGGTACTACGGCAAGGACGCCACGGACCTCAGCCCGGCCGAGGCGGCGTCACTCGTGGCGATCGTGCAGTGGCCGGAGCGCCGGGACCTCTCGACGCCGGCCCACCACCGGGACAACCAGGCCCGGCGAGACGTCATCCTCCGCGCGATGCACGAGCAGGGGCACCTGTCGGGCCGTGACCTCCGGACCGCGCTCGCGTCGGAGCCGGCGGAGTACGTGCACCTCACCGCGCCGCAGCAGGGGTGCGCGTCGGTCGTCGACGGCGCGCAGTACTTCTGCGAACACGCCGTGCAGGTCGCCCGGTCGCTGCCGCAGCTCGGAGCGACGCAGGCCGAACGCGACGAGGCCTGGCGGACGGGCGGGTACCGGGTGCAGACGACGCTCGACCTCGACCGGAACGCCCAGCAGAAGGCACTGCTCGACCGGTACGACCCGGCCGCCGAACCCGCACTCGCCCTCGGCGCGACGTTCGACTCCGTCGAGGCCTCGACCGGACGTGTCCTGACGATGGCGCAGAACACCGCGTACGACCGCTCGGCGGCGGCACCCCGAGGGTCGAGCTCGCTGAACTACGCCGTGGACGAGGCCTCCGGCGACGCGACCGGGTTCCAGCCCGGCTCGACCTACAAGGTGTTCACGCTGCTCGCCTGGCTCGAGGCCGGACGGAGCCCGGACACGGTGGTGGACGGCACCCGGCACGAGCAGCGGACGTGGACCCAGTGCGGACAGACGATCGACGAGCCGTGGAACCCGCGGAACGACTCACCGGGCCAGACCGGTCCGTACTCGGTCCGTGCGGCGACGGCGCAGTCGGTCAACGGCGCGTACGTGTCGATGGCCGCGCAGCTCGACCTCTGCGACGTCCGGGACGTCGCGGAGCGGCTCGGCGTCCACCTCGCGACGGGCGGTTGGGTCGGTGCGAACCCGGCGGCGATCCTCGGGACCGAGAACATCGCGCCGCTCACCATGGCGTCGGCGTACACCGCGATCGCGAACGGCGGCGTCCGCTGCGACCCGGTCGTGGTGGACGAGGTCGTGGACCGCACCGGGAAGGACCTCGGCGGACAGCCGGAGACCTGCCGACAGGTGCTCTCGCCCGTCGTCGCCGCAACCGCGTTCGAGGTCATGCAGGGCGCGTTCCGCGGTGGAACGGCGACCGGCGGGCAGACCGCCGACGGCATGACGCTGTTCGGCAAGACGGGCACGACGGACGTCGCGGACCAGGTGTGGCTCGTCGGTGGGACCTCCCGCGTGGTCACCGCGTACTGGCAGGGCAACACGGACGGTGGGAAGACGAACCTCCGGTACGTCGGCAACGGCCAGGGCGGGACGTACGCGGGTGCGCGGGCATCGGTGTGGAAGCAGGCGCAGGAGGCGGTGAACGCGGCCTACCCGGCAGGGTGA
- a CDS encoding ABC transporter substrate-binding protein, whose translation MTLPRRPLRALVLAAVVACALALAGCSGTSGTETSPDGGRGGGGGGDARTTGWSYQDATGTTIRLDHRPERVVALDDLAISMVRSGLHPVGTFGRLPLAEDDRWDGLDTDGIADVGSASTTDGAGDGSDGIDVDRVAALRPDLIVTTIAPVDASGTLPTDHVGTGIADAPQQRELAKIAPVAEVRWGGDGADVVRDVTDLTLSLGAEQSVVDAAETEFDDAASALEAATRDHDVRLTALYADHDGVYVARPEDVPALQLWASHGADLTVPGPKGYAWGVYSWPNAGKVRGDVLLLSDQGYQADDLVRQPTFADQPALVAGQVHPWTSPVLDHASQAAAMRQLTTWITESERLDR comes from the coding sequence GTGACGCTCCCCCGCCGGCCCCTGCGCGCCCTCGTGCTCGCCGCGGTGGTGGCTTGCGCGCTGGCCCTCGCCGGGTGCAGCGGGACGTCCGGCACGGAGACCTCCCCGGACGGCGGGCGCGGTGGCGGTGGCGGTGGCGACGCGAGGACCACCGGCTGGTCGTACCAGGACGCCACCGGGACGACGATCCGCCTCGACCACCGCCCCGAGCGGGTGGTCGCCCTCGACGACCTCGCGATCTCGATGGTCCGCTCCGGCCTGCACCCCGTCGGGACCTTCGGCCGGCTCCCGCTCGCCGAGGACGACCGGTGGGACGGCCTCGACACCGACGGCATCGCGGACGTCGGATCGGCGAGCACGACCGACGGTGCCGGCGACGGCTCGGACGGCATCGACGTCGACCGGGTGGCCGCGCTGAGGCCCGACCTCATCGTGACCACGATCGCGCCGGTGGACGCCTCGGGCACGCTCCCGACCGACCACGTCGGGACGGGCATCGCCGACGCTCCGCAGCAGCGGGAACTGGCGAAGATCGCGCCGGTCGCCGAGGTCCGGTGGGGTGGTGACGGCGCCGACGTCGTCCGCGACGTGACCGACCTCACGCTGTCGCTCGGCGCCGAGCAGTCGGTCGTCGACGCAGCGGAGACCGAGTTCGACGACGCCGCGTCGGCGCTGGAGGCAGCGACCCGCGACCACGACGTCCGGCTGACCGCGCTCTACGCCGACCACGACGGTGTCTACGTCGCCCGTCCCGAGGACGTCCCCGCGCTGCAGCTCTGGGCGTCGCACGGTGCCGACCTGACCGTGCCCGGGCCGAAGGGCTACGCGTGGGGCGTGTACTCCTGGCCGAACGCCGGCAAGGTCCGGGGCGACGTGCTGTTGCTCTCGGACCAGGGCTACCAGGCGGACGACCTCGTGCGGCAGCCGACCTTCGCCGACCAGCCGGCCCTCGTCGCGGGGCAGGTGCACCCGTGGACGTCGCCCGTGCTCGACCACGCGTCCCAGGCCGCAGCGATGCGCCAGCTGACCACGTGGATCACCGAGAGCGAGCGCCTCGACCGGTAG
- a CDS encoding carbohydrate ABC transporter permease codes for MTTTESVTTARPKLRSGVSAAAPANAAKIGVSGRGFNIVAGIILGVFAVIWLIPSLFALKTSLSDNGVAALGANSILSNWNPTLHSYAALFQAGDIWNWYLASGITSLVTTALTVLFASMAAFALSRLVFRGRNVAFLLIILGIMIPTQVLIIPIFQELNAVGLLNTYWSVIFPQVPAVIAVFIFKQFFDGIPRELEEAARIDGAGMWKIYWSVILPLSRPVIAAVAILTFVGVWNNLLLPLFVLSNPDLMTIPVGLATVQGSFGQRYADIQAGAILAALPLIILYLIFQRQIVEGVTGSGLKG; via the coding sequence GTGACCACCACCGAGAGCGTCACCACCGCCCGGCCGAAGCTCCGTTCCGGGGTGTCGGCCGCAGCCCCCGCGAACGCGGCGAAGATCGGCGTATCCGGCAGGGGCTTCAACATCGTGGCCGGGATCATCCTCGGGGTGTTCGCGGTCATCTGGCTCATCCCGAGCCTGTTCGCCCTCAAGACATCGCTGTCCGACAACGGTGTCGCCGCGCTCGGGGCGAACTCGATCCTGTCGAACTGGAACCCGACGCTGCACTCCTACGCCGCGCTGTTCCAGGCCGGCGACATCTGGAACTGGTACCTGGCCTCCGGCATCACGAGCCTCGTGACGACGGCACTCACGGTGCTGTTCGCCTCGATGGCCGCGTTCGCGCTGTCGCGCCTGGTGTTCCGCGGTCGCAACGTCGCGTTCCTGCTCATCATCCTGGGCATCATGATCCCGACGCAGGTCCTGATCATCCCGATCTTCCAGGAGCTCAACGCGGTCGGTCTGCTCAACACCTACTGGTCGGTCATCTTCCCGCAGGTGCCCGCGGTCATCGCGGTGTTCATCTTCAAGCAGTTCTTCGACGGCATCCCCCGGGAGCTCGAGGAGGCTGCACGCATCGACGGTGCGGGCATGTGGAAGATCTACTGGTCGGTGATCCTGCCGCTGTCGCGTCCGGTCATCGCCGCGGTCGCGATCCTGACGTTCGTCGGGGTCTGGAACAACCTGCTGCTGCCGCTGTTCGTGCTGTCCAACCCGGACCTCATGACGATCCCGGTCGGGCTCGCCACGGTCCAGGGCAGCTTCGGTCAGCGCTACGCCGACATCCAGGCCGGTGCGATCCTCGCGGCGCTGCCGCTGATCATCCTCTACCTGATCTTCCAGCGGCAGATCGTGGAGGGCGTGACGGGGTCCGGCCTCAAGGGCTGA
- a CDS encoding VOC family protein, with protein sequence MSSRLSELVLNCADPEALSRFWCAVLDYVELGKDEDGIEIGPASGFGGATPTIILAKVEHAKAQPLRLHLDLSPVDRDQDAELERLLALGARPADVGQTGEESWHVLQDPEGNEFCLLRTRLAPL encoded by the coding sequence ATGAGCAGCCGACTGAGCGAACTCGTCCTGAACTGCGCCGACCCCGAAGCCCTCTCGCGCTTCTGGTGCGCGGTGCTCGACTACGTCGAACTCGGGAAGGACGAGGACGGCATCGAGATCGGTCCGGCCTCCGGGTTCGGCGGCGCGACGCCGACGATCATCCTCGCGAAGGTCGAGCACGCGAAGGCGCAGCCCCTCCGGCTGCACCTCGACCTCAGCCCGGTCGACCGCGACCAGGACGCCGAGCTGGAGCGACTGCTGGCGCTCGGCGCACGGCCGGCCGACGTGGGGCAGACGGGGGAGGAGTCCTGGCACGTCCTGCAGGACCCGGAGGGCAACGAGTTCTGCCTGCTGCGCACGCGGCTCGCGCCGCTCTGA
- a CDS encoding family 16 glycosylhydrolase: MKRQRTSQRRERTTSTRGGFLRGAVVLVVAGVTVAVMLAFLTPAQGSELLPSLSPSPSSATTSGASPSGATPSSAASTQQTPDGAAPDGTTASGEPAGGAASGHPSGSTSEGAVQPRTPTPTVPEPVLGPQAAFFEDFTTPAASGGPFGATYANAWQAYDEGTSDKYYSGALISAHDGVMDVAMNGTQGAAGVFGPPATAWAQTGGTFSIRMKVEGGRGNGTAVMLWPTSNDASEGELDYPEGGFSGKPDVFHHSMVPGHADKAYRILTDASWKDWHTYTTVWVPGKSVSYFLDGVLLETVTESVPTTPHRYTFQIGNTGKPGHVLIDWVSIEP, from the coding sequence GTGAAACGGCAACGCACCTCGCAACGGCGCGAGCGGACCACCTCGACGCGCGGGGGCTTCCTCCGCGGAGCCGTCGTGCTGGTCGTTGCCGGGGTCACCGTCGCCGTGATGCTGGCGTTCCTCACGCCGGCGCAGGGCAGCGAGCTCCTCCCGTCGCTGTCGCCGTCGCCCAGCAGCGCGACGACGAGCGGCGCGTCGCCGAGCGGCGCGACGCCGAGCAGCGCGGCGTCGACGCAGCAGACGCCGGACGGTGCTGCTCCCGACGGCACGACCGCCTCCGGTGAGCCAGCCGGCGGCGCCGCTTCCGGGCACCCGTCCGGCTCGACCTCGGAGGGCGCCGTGCAACCCCGGACACCCACCCCGACCGTTCCGGAACCCGTGCTCGGTCCGCAGGCGGCGTTCTTCGAGGACTTCACGACCCCGGCGGCGAGCGGTGGACCGTTCGGCGCGACCTACGCGAACGCCTGGCAGGCGTACGACGAGGGCACGAGCGACAAGTACTACTCGGGCGCACTGATCAGTGCACACGACGGCGTCATGGACGTCGCGATGAACGGCACCCAGGGCGCGGCCGGGGTCTTCGGACCGCCGGCGACGGCGTGGGCGCAGACCGGCGGCACGTTCAGCATCCGCATGAAGGTCGAGGGCGGTCGGGGCAACGGGACGGCGGTCATGCTCTGGCCGACGTCGAACGACGCGTCCGAGGGGGAGCTCGACTACCCCGAGGGCGGTTTCTCCGGCAAGCCGGACGTGTTCCACCACTCGATGGTGCCGGGCCACGCCGACAAGGCGTACCGGATCCTGACCGACGCGTCGTGGAAGGACTGGCACACGTACACGACGGTCTGGGTGCCGGGGAAGTCGGTCAGCTACTTCCTCGACGGGGTGCTGCTCGAGACGGTGACGGAGTCGGTGCCGACCACCCCGCACCGGTACACGTTCCAGATCGGCAACACCGGCAAGCCCGGCCACGTGCTCATCGACTGGGTGTCGATCGAACCCTGA
- a CDS encoding sugar ABC transporter permease, whose protein sequence is MTAAPVLTRPTEAATVPRRLRTRVNSTTRGQGRSGWLFLAPFGLFYLAFLLGPTVWMIVSSFFNTSTVRTGLGSFAGFANYAEMLGRADFWSSLWHTLQFTLYTTPPLVILAFVFAVLTNRMNRGQWFFRLAFFLPFILPSATISLIWVFIFTPATGLFASVQQALGITPGAGVLASPNTAMIGVAIATVWWTLGFNFVLYLAGLQEIPRELYEAAAVDGASSWQQIKSITLPLLGRTTTLVILLQIIASLKIFDQVYLMTNGGPGISTQVSLQLITGVGFTDNRLGAASAASVLLFIVIVAIAVIRQLVERAAAKREIGA, encoded by the coding sequence GTGACCGCAGCACCAGTCCTGACCCGCCCGACGGAGGCCGCAACGGTCCCGCGGCGGCTCCGCACGCGTGTGAACAGCACCACCCGTGGCCAAGGCCGCAGCGGATGGCTGTTCCTCGCCCCCTTCGGCCTGTTCTACCTGGCCTTCCTGCTCGGCCCGACGGTCTGGATGATCGTCTCGAGCTTCTTCAACACCTCCACCGTCCGCACCGGGCTCGGCAGCTTCGCCGGGTTCGCGAACTACGCGGAGATGCTCGGACGCGCCGACTTCTGGTCGTCGCTCTGGCACACCCTGCAGTTCACGCTCTACACGACCCCGCCACTGGTCATCCTGGCGTTCGTGTTCGCGGTGCTCACGAACCGGATGAACCGCGGCCAGTGGTTCTTCCGCCTGGCGTTCTTCCTGCCGTTCATCCTGCCGTCGGCGACGATCTCGCTGATCTGGGTGTTCATCTTCACCCCCGCGACCGGTCTGTTCGCGTCCGTCCAGCAGGCCCTCGGCATCACGCCGGGCGCCGGCGTGTTGGCCAGCCCGAACACCGCGATGATCGGCGTCGCGATCGCAACGGTCTGGTGGACCCTCGGGTTCAACTTCGTGCTCTACCTGGCGGGTCTCCAGGAGATCCCGCGCGAGCTGTACGAGGCCGCCGCGGTCGACGGCGCGTCGAGCTGGCAGCAGATCAAGTCGATCACCCTGCCGCTCCTCGGCCGCACGACGACGCTCGTCATCCTGCTGCAGATCATCGCGAGCCTGAAGATCTTCGACCAGGTGTACCTGATGACGAACGGCGGCCCGGGCATCTCCACCCAGGTGTCGCTGCAGCTCATCACGGGTGTCGGCTTCACCGACAACCGCCTCGGTGCCGCGTCGGCGGCGTCGGTGCTCCTGTTCATCGTGATCGTCGCGATCGCGGTCATCCGGCAGCTCGTCGAGCGCGCTGCCGCCAAGCGAGAGATCGGTGCCTGA
- a CDS encoding GNAT family protein: protein MAVRLTRLDPTGADRQALVAFLTTEEFPFHVRRRIDRADAEHDVDGGAWRDDEHDSFWIDSDERGRVGVLRLEDLEDPVPLFDLRIAGEHRGQGFGVQALRAATDHVFRTLPEVTRFEGQTREDNTAMRRTFLRAGWVKEAHYREGWPVPGGEPLASVAYGVLRRDWESGTTTPVPWDDEPA, encoded by the coding sequence ATGGCCGTCCGACTCACCCGTCTCGACCCCACCGGCGCCGACCGGCAGGCCCTGGTCGCCTTCCTCACGACCGAGGAGTTCCCGTTCCACGTGCGACGTCGCATCGACCGCGCAGACGCCGAGCACGACGTCGACGGCGGTGCATGGCGCGACGACGAACACGACTCGTTCTGGATCGACTCGGACGAGCGGGGCCGCGTCGGCGTGCTCCGCCTGGAGGACCTCGAGGACCCGGTGCCACTCTTCGACCTCCGCATCGCCGGCGAGCACCGCGGGCAGGGGTTCGGCGTGCAGGCGCTCCGCGCGGCGACCGACCACGTGTTCCGGACGCTGCCCGAGGTGACGCGCTTCGAGGGGCAGACCCGCGAGGACAACACGGCGATGCGGCGGACGTTCCTCCGCGCGGGGTGGGTCAAGGAGGCGCACTACCGGGAGGGCTGGCCCGTACCCGGTGGGGAGCCGCTCGCGTCGGTCGCCTACGGCGTGCTGCGGCGCGACTGGGAGTCCGGCACCACGACCCCGGTCCCGTGGGACGACGAGCCGGCCTGA